A window of Pseudomonadota bacterium genomic DNA:
TGCTTGATCTTTTCAACCATCTCATTAAGATTCCGGCTGAACTCCGCTAATGGCACTCCCATATACAGGTCATTCAAACCAAATGCAATGGTTATCAGATCTGGTGTATAGCGCAACACATCACGCCGCAGGCGTCGCCGACCGCCAAACAAGGTGTCTCCATCAACCCCGGCATTCAGCACCTTGAAGCTGATTTCAGGGTATCGCTCCCGCAGCAGGTTTTGCATAACCCGCCGCCAGGGACGGCGAACCCCGAAGCCATTAGTAATGGAATCACCAAGGCAGGCAATGGTGATAAAGGATGGTTTCAAAATAAAAACGGCTGTATATACTCCTGCAGTTGCCCCGAAGTCAGAGTAGATGATCTTTGGCGACGCAAGCGACGGCCGATCTTTTTTGCCCGGGCCAGGTTTCGCTGGCCACGGGGATCTTTGGCGCACAGAGATGAATCTTTGAGATTTCGCAATATTTCCAACATATTAGCCAGCGATTTCTTTTTAAAATACAGGACATCATCACCGGACAGCGCGTAATGAGGAGATTTATCAAGTCGGAGAAGCAGTTTCTGCCAACGTCTGGTCCGATTCAATAAAAGTACCGTATTAAAAATCCGCCGGTTGACCGGAAAAGAAAAAATGGTTGGGGTTATGCCCCGG
This region includes:
- a CDS encoding SGNH/GDSL hydrolase family protein, whose translation is MKPSFITIACLGDSITNGFGVRRPWRRVMQNLLRERYPEISFKVLNAGVDGDTLFGGRRRLRRDVLRYTPDLITIAFGLNDLYMGVPLAEFSRNLNEMVEKIK